One genomic segment of Bradyrhizobium diazoefficiens includes these proteins:
- a CDS encoding MotB family protein, whose protein sequence is MEEVKHELVIVRRRSAFAEEAHHGGVWKIAYADFMTAMMAFFLVMWLLNALNQDQKQVVASYFNPIKLAENAPAPKGLKDLAKKEPSQFEGQDGKRQPAGPNEERRGDSPTAEKPASFEEKVLFRDPFATLAEIANSSNQASGQRRAGALTSAEEEGLKGGDAYRDPFDPGYWKLAPQMSKDADRFMDSEPKPNASARDGASGTGQGAPQARRAAQDDAGGSVAPNADASSASLSPLLPPGPAASQAQRDGSAQSNVQANAQSGAQAVAQANAAAQLRPGEQAKNSDPRDASQQTTVRQLQSAIADALSDIKAGAGPVAEVRQVEEGLLVSLTDDASFGMFAVGSAEPRPELIRVIDKIGPLLMKRQGVIIVRGHTDNRPYKSETYDNWRLSTARAQMAYYMLVRSGVDAQRIEHVEGYADRRPKLPNDPAAAQNRRIEILIREKRP, encoded by the coding sequence ATGGAAGAGGTCAAGCACGAGCTGGTCATCGTCCGCAGACGCAGCGCCTTCGCCGAGGAGGCGCATCACGGCGGCGTCTGGAAGATCGCCTATGCGGACTTCATGACCGCGATGATGGCGTTCTTCCTGGTCATGTGGTTGCTCAATGCGCTCAACCAGGACCAGAAGCAGGTGGTCGCGAGCTATTTCAATCCCATCAAGCTCGCGGAGAACGCACCCGCACCGAAGGGCCTGAAGGACCTCGCCAAGAAGGAGCCGTCGCAGTTCGAAGGCCAGGACGGCAAGCGGCAGCCGGCCGGGCCGAATGAAGAGCGTCGCGGCGACTCGCCGACGGCGGAGAAGCCGGCCTCGTTCGAAGAGAAAGTCCTGTTCCGTGATCCCTTCGCGACGCTTGCCGAGATCGCGAACAGCTCAAACCAGGCTTCTGGCCAGCGGCGCGCCGGCGCTCTGACCTCCGCCGAGGAGGAGGGCCTCAAGGGCGGCGACGCCTATCGCGATCCCTTCGATCCCGGCTATTGGAAGCTGGCGCCGCAGATGTCGAAGGATGCGGATCGCTTCATGGACAGCGAGCCGAAGCCGAATGCTTCGGCGCGCGACGGCGCATCCGGGACGGGGCAGGGCGCGCCGCAAGCGCGCCGTGCCGCGCAGGATGACGCCGGCGGAAGCGTGGCTCCGAACGCGGATGCGTCCTCCGCAAGCCTGTCGCCGCTGCTGCCGCCGGGACCTGCGGCCTCGCAGGCACAGCGCGATGGCAGTGCCCAATCGAATGTACAGGCGAATGCGCAATCGGGCGCCCAGGCTGTCGCTCAAGCCAATGCCGCCGCGCAGTTGCGCCCTGGCGAGCAGGCGAAGAATTCCGATCCGCGCGATGCGAGCCAGCAAACGACCGTCCGGCAGCTCCAGTCCGCGATCGCGGATGCATTGTCCGATATCAAGGCCGGCGCGGGCCCGGTGGCCGAGGTGCGTCAGGTCGAGGAAGGCTTGCTGGTCAGCCTGACCGACGATGCGAGCTTCGGCATGTTCGCGGTCGGCTCGGCCGAACCGCGACCCGAGCTGATCCGCGTGATCGACAAGATCGGGCCGCTGTTGATGAAGCGCCAGGGTGTGATCATCGTCCGCGGCCACACCGACAACCGGCCCTACAAGTCGGAGACCTACGACAATTGGCGGCTGTCGACCGCCCGCGCGCAGATGGCCTATTACATGCTGGTCCGCTCCGGGGTCGACGCGCAGCGGATCGAGCATGTCGAAGGCTACGCCGATCGGCGGCCGAAGCTTCCGAACGATCCCGCGGCCGCGCAGAATCGCCGCATCGAGATCCTGATCCGGGAGAAGCGCCCTTGA
- a CDS encoding chemotaxis protein, with amino-acid sequence MIRLLLCAAWLIALALTAAPALADPAPASTANEPYALVRALQAVQDGIANGDTAAHASHIALIRQIGEKFIAADASVWSNAQNGQAVVIYLLSGGAPQVVRKLPRDKLNVDGRLFDGALAYVEGRQDDAREQLKDIQPRTLPSGLGGQVALVQGALFARKEASLAIERLDDARLLLPGTLVEEAALRREILLVGQAEDFDKFEFLTLAYIRHYRNSIYAGDFWQRFSSGLTQSSIALDERRFARIATLLEQIDRASRLKLYLAIARAAMMRGRLEMTRLAGERSLTLSADASPERERAHFFRGVSRALTDEYDGGVAELKALDRSKLPERDVPLLNATLQLALDVRKAFAGNSAAAADKPPVTPARLDLASSTAILVRAQKQLGELELLTRDRRP; translated from the coding sequence TTGATCAGGCTGCTGCTCTGCGCCGCATGGCTGATAGCGTTGGCGCTGACAGCGGCGCCTGCGCTTGCAGATCCGGCGCCGGCATCAACCGCGAACGAGCCGTATGCGCTCGTGCGAGCGCTGCAGGCCGTGCAGGACGGCATTGCCAACGGCGACACGGCAGCTCATGCCAGCCACATCGCCCTGATCCGTCAGATCGGCGAAAAATTCATCGCCGCCGATGCAAGCGTATGGAGCAACGCACAGAACGGTCAGGCTGTCGTCATTTACCTGCTCAGCGGCGGCGCGCCGCAAGTGGTCCGCAAGCTGCCGCGCGACAAGCTGAACGTCGACGGACGGCTGTTCGATGGGGCGCTCGCCTATGTCGAGGGCCGTCAGGACGATGCGCGCGAGCAGCTCAAGGACATCCAGCCGCGCACGCTTCCCTCGGGCCTCGGCGGCCAGGTCGCGCTGGTGCAGGGCGCGCTGTTCGCGCGCAAAGAGGCATCACTCGCGATCGAGCGGCTGGACGATGCGCGCCTGCTGTTGCCGGGCACGCTGGTGGAGGAAGCGGCGCTGCGCCGCGAGATCCTGCTGGTCGGTCAGGCCGAGGATTTCGACAAGTTCGAGTTCCTGACGCTGGCGTATATCCGCCATTACCGCAATTCGATCTATGCCGGCGATTTCTGGCAGCGCTTCTCTTCGGGCCTGACGCAATCGAGCATTGCGCTCGACGAGCGCCGCTTCGCACGGATCGCCACCTTGCTGGAGCAGATCGATCGCGCGAGCCGCCTCAAGCTTTACCTCGCGATCGCGCGCGCCGCCATGATGCGCGGACGGCTGGAAATGACGCGGCTTGCCGGCGAGCGGTCCCTGACGCTCAGCGCCGATGCGTCACCCGAACGCGAGCGAGCGCATTTCTTCCGCGGCGTCTCGCGCGCGCTCACCGACGAATATGACGGCGGCGTTGCCGAGCTGAAGGCGCTCGACCGGTCGAAACTGCCCGAGCGCGACGTTCCCCTTCTGAATGCCACGCTGCAGCTCGCGCTCGATGTCCGCAAGGCGTTCGCCGGCAATTCGGCCGCCGCAGCCGACAAGCCTCCGGTCACGCCGGCGCGGCTCGATCTCGCCTCCTCGACCGCGATCCTCGTGCGCGCGCAGAAGCAGCTCGGCGAACTCGAACTTCTCACCAGGGATCGCCGCCCATGA
- a CDS encoding flagellar hook-length control protein FliK — MTKLSGTSGQLFSGFAESLTMRGTSRSAKGAGTKSPADSSFNDLLHTVSNLAKRALNDEGSDTAVKGGTLRTRLVHPAETDKDETVHERTAAAAESKAAGTSENKSTDKSSDKKADKSGKHGPASLAAKPDVQDQPGIPVIVGQEIAAAFAVKPQTQAAASDRKDAPARDERDSATKRDVQATGMAKATAVDAASSTAAPIGGRSQGAAPRMAAALQTALAQDSEPSSTAMPPASGFEAITANVERAAKAAGREALPEATKVTVVQQETHLPPAQFNVPQQIASAIVGELKESAAQTASAAPDFATSQGNAPDQPLKILTINLEPPALGNVTVRLRLVGTEVSVHLAAERKDTSQMLDQQRDSIRDLMQSAGYVADVAPVQHGSLDGFQSGSGQPQPQPSGQQQPSSQSQGTFDGAGNSSRQPDGGASQERQSNQETRHDHDVGPQTRRGPVYL, encoded by the coding sequence ATGACCAAGCTTAGCGGAACCTCCGGACAGCTTTTTTCGGGGTTCGCCGAGAGCCTCACCATGCGCGGGACGTCGCGCTCCGCCAAGGGCGCCGGCACCAAGTCGCCGGCGGACTCGTCGTTCAACGATCTGCTTCACACCGTCTCGAATCTCGCGAAGCGAGCCCTGAACGACGAGGGCAGCGACACCGCCGTGAAGGGCGGAACGCTGCGCACGCGTCTTGTGCATCCGGCCGAGACGGACAAGGACGAGACGGTGCATGAGCGCACCGCGGCCGCCGCGGAATCCAAAGCGGCCGGGACGTCGGAGAATAAGTCCACCGACAAATCGTCCGACAAGAAGGCCGACAAGTCGGGGAAGCACGGTCCGGCAAGTCTTGCCGCGAAGCCGGACGTCCAGGATCAACCGGGCATCCCTGTGATCGTTGGGCAAGAGATCGCCGCCGCGTTTGCCGTGAAACCGCAGACGCAAGCCGCGGCCAGCGACAGGAAGGACGCGCCGGCGCGAGACGAGCGCGACTCCGCAACGAAGCGCGACGTTCAGGCCACCGGCATGGCAAAGGCAACCGCCGTCGACGCCGCCTCATCCACGGCGGCTCCGATCGGGGGCCGCTCGCAAGGAGCGGCTCCGCGAATGGCGGCGGCCCTGCAGACGGCGTTGGCGCAGGACAGCGAGCCGTCGTCCACGGCCATGCCGCCGGCATCCGGCTTCGAAGCCATCACGGCAAATGTCGAACGGGCCGCCAAGGCCGCGGGGCGTGAGGCGCTGCCCGAGGCGACCAAGGTCACTGTGGTTCAGCAGGAGACTCATCTGCCTCCGGCGCAGTTCAACGTCCCGCAGCAGATCGCCAGCGCGATCGTCGGCGAGCTCAAGGAAAGCGCGGCGCAGACGGCGTCCGCAGCCCCCGATTTCGCGACATCGCAGGGCAACGCCCCGGATCAACCGCTCAAGATCCTGACCATCAATCTCGAGCCGCCGGCGCTCGGCAACGTCACCGTCCGGCTTCGTCTCGTCGGCACCGAGGTGTCCGTCCATCTCGCGGCTGAGCGCAAGGACACGAGCCAGATGCTGGACCAGCAGCGTGACTCGATCCGCGATCTCATGCAGTCGGCGGGCTACGTCGCCGACGTCGCGCCGGTGCAGCACGGCTCGCTCGATGGATTCCAGAGCGGCTCCGGCCAGCCGCAGCCGCAGCCCTCCGGCCAGCAGCAGCCATCGTCGCAGTCGCAAGGCACGTTCGACGGCGCGGGCAACTCGTCGAGGCAGCCGGACGGCGGCGCGAGCCAGGAGCGACAGTCCAACCAGGAGACGCGTCATGATCACGACGTGGGCCCGCAGACTCGTCGCGGCCCTGTTTATCTGTAG
- a CDS encoding transglycosylase SLT domain-containing protein gives MITTWARRLVAALFICSVGTAAAATDNARPCEREMARASQQYGIPLGILYAVGLTETGRRGALYPYALGADGRTVFAKDMDDAIANFEAMRARGIKLIDLGCMQINHYYHGDKFASVRAMFDPARNVDYAARFLKELKQRERSWTMAIARYNAGPNNQPAQKRYVCHIVAHLVSSGFGAWTDEARSFCQPKTT, from the coding sequence ATGATCACGACGTGGGCCCGCAGACTCGTCGCGGCCCTGTTTATCTGTAGCGTGGGCACCGCGGCAGCGGCGACCGACAATGCGCGCCCCTGCGAGCGCGAGATGGCGCGTGCGTCCCAACAGTACGGGATTCCGCTCGGCATCCTCTATGCGGTCGGACTCACCGAGACCGGGCGGCGCGGCGCGCTCTATCCTTACGCGCTCGGCGCCGACGGCCGGACCGTGTTCGCCAAGGATATGGACGACGCGATCGCTAATTTCGAGGCGATGCGCGCCAGGGGCATCAAGCTGATCGACCTCGGCTGCATGCAGATCAACCATTATTATCACGGCGACAAGTTCGCCTCGGTGCGGGCGATGTTCGATCCAGCCAGGAACGTCGACTACGCCGCGCGCTTCCTGAAAGAGCTGAAGCAACGCGAGCGCAGCTGGACCATGGCGATCGCCCGCTACAACGCAGGTCCCAACAACCAGCCGGCGCAGAAGCGCTACGTCTGCCACATCGTCGCTCATCTCGTCTCGAGCGGGTTTGGCGCGTGGACCGACGAAGCACGCTCGTTCTGTCAGCCCAAGACGACATGA
- a CDS encoding flagellar hook protein FlgE, whose translation MSLYGVMRTGVSGMNAQSNKLSTVSDNIANVNTTGYKRASTEFSSLILNSGSGNYDSGAVETTVRYAISDAGNYQFTTSTTDLAVQGNGFFVVQDANGNNFLTRAGAFVPDSTGNLVNAAGFQLMGYNIANGAVPNVAANGFGNLQVVNVNQMALQASASTKATVAANLAPSATNLTAPAGPANYTSKTSMVTYDNIGNAVTLDVYLAQTATDTWDVQVYQGGSLLAPTGPSTTFTFDTTAAGKGALAAASTKSLAFNIPSAGGSTFPFTIDLSAMTQVASSFDFKATVDGNAPSAVEKVNIDDKGVVTAVLKNGTELPSFQIALATVPSPDHLTPEVGNVYSPNLDSGNVQVGLAGQGGLGTIKSGALEDSNVDLADELTSMIEAQRGFTANSKSFQTGADLLDVVVNLKR comes from the coding sequence ATGAGCCTGTATGGTGTTATGCGCACCGGCGTTTCCGGAATGAACGCGCAGTCCAACAAGCTGTCGACGGTTTCGGACAACATCGCGAACGTCAACACGACCGGCTACAAGCGGGCTTCGACGGAATTCTCGTCGCTGATCCTGAACAGCGGCTCCGGCAATTACGACTCCGGCGCGGTCGAGACCACGGTGCGTTACGCCATCTCCGATGCCGGCAACTACCAGTTCACGACCTCGACGACGGATCTTGCGGTCCAGGGCAACGGCTTCTTCGTCGTGCAGGACGCAAACGGCAATAACTTCCTGACGCGCGCCGGCGCGTTCGTGCCGGACAGCACCGGCAATCTCGTCAACGCCGCCGGCTTCCAGCTGATGGGCTACAACATCGCGAACGGGGCCGTGCCCAACGTCGCCGCCAATGGTTTCGGCAATCTGCAGGTCGTCAACGTCAATCAGATGGCACTCCAGGCTTCGGCTTCGACCAAGGCAACAGTCGCGGCCAATCTGGCTCCGAGCGCCACCAACCTCACAGCGCCTGCCGGCCCGGCCAACTATACGTCGAAGACGTCAATGGTGACCTACGACAATATCGGAAATGCCGTGACGCTTGACGTCTATCTTGCCCAGACCGCGACGGACACCTGGGATGTCCAGGTCTACCAGGGAGGGTCGCTGCTTGCACCAACCGGCCCTAGTACGACGTTCACCTTTGACACGACGGCGGCCGGCAAGGGCGCGCTGGCAGCAGCGAGCACGAAATCGCTTGCGTTTAATATACCCAGTGCCGGCGGTTCGACCTTCCCCTTCACGATAGACCTCTCGGCGATGACGCAGGTCGCCTCTAGCTTCGACTTCAAGGCGACGGTCGACGGCAACGCACCGTCCGCGGTCGAAAAGGTCAATATCGACGACAAGGGCGTGGTCACCGCGGTCCTGAAGAACGGCACCGAGCTGCCGAGCTTCCAGATCGCGCTCGCGACCGTGCCGAGCCCGGACCATCTGACGCCCGAGGTCGGCAACGTCTATTCGCCGAACCTGGATTCCGGAAACGTGCAGGTCGGACTTGCCGGCCAGGGCGGTCTCGGCACCATCAAATCTGGCGCGCTGGAAGATTCCAACGTCGACCTCGCGGACGAATTGACCTCGATGATCGAGGCGCAGCGCGGCTTCACCGCGAACTCGAAATCGTTCCAGACCGGCGCCGACTTGCTGGACGTGGTCGTCAACCTGAAGCGCTGA
- the flgK gene encoding flagellar hook-associated protein FlgK has protein sequence MNLTAALESARSSLMASGIQSSTISRNIAGASATGYSRKIAVLDNFPGTGVYVEAIQRAASSGLYNNVLIATSSSAKQSAIYDGLQKIASATVDDPELDQSPTAQLNALKQALQQYANAPDNTTLAQAAVTSAKDMATALNQATQTVQSVRAGADADMKTSVQNINQLLSQFQTVNTAIVKGTISGDDITDYLDQRDSIVSQLSQELGVTMSLRTNGDAALYTDSGAVLFDKTARTVSFVPTNSYTAGTTGNAVYVDGVPVTGANSVMPLKSGKLAGLAQLRDQDAVTYQSQLDEIARGLINTFRESDQTAAALPDVPGLFTYPGAPAMPASATVSAGLAGLISVAASVDPAQGGNPNLLRDGAISGSAAYQYNTAGNGGYSARLQQLIGGMDASQPFDATTQGKPSGSLIDYASSSTSWIENQRKAADSNVSYQKTLLDRSTAALSNVSGVNMDDEMSLMLQVERTYSASSKIISTVDEMLQSLLAAVGN, from the coding sequence ATGAACCTTACCGCCGCACTCGAATCCGCCCGCTCCTCGCTCATGGCGTCGGGCATCCAGTCGTCGACCATCTCGCGCAACATCGCCGGTGCCAGTGCCACCGGCTATTCGCGCAAGATCGCCGTGCTGGACAACTTCCCCGGGACCGGCGTCTATGTGGAGGCGATCCAGCGCGCCGCCAGCTCGGGTCTCTACAACAACGTCTTGATCGCGACCTCCTCGTCGGCCAAGCAGAGCGCGATCTATGACGGTCTCCAGAAGATCGCATCTGCCACGGTGGACGATCCGGAGCTCGATCAGTCGCCGACGGCGCAGCTCAATGCGCTGAAGCAGGCGCTCCAGCAATATGCCAACGCCCCTGATAACACTACGCTGGCGCAGGCGGCGGTCACGTCCGCCAAGGACATGGCCACGGCGCTCAACCAGGCGACCCAGACGGTACAGTCGGTCCGTGCGGGCGCTGATGCCGACATGAAGACGTCGGTTCAGAACATCAATCAGCTGCTCTCCCAGTTCCAGACCGTGAACACCGCGATCGTGAAGGGTACGATCTCCGGCGACGACATTACCGACTATCTCGACCAGCGCGACAGCATCGTCTCGCAGCTGTCGCAGGAGCTCGGCGTTACGATGTCGCTCCGTACCAATGGCGACGCGGCGCTCTACACCGACAGCGGCGCCGTCCTGTTCGACAAGACGGCGCGTACGGTGAGTTTCGTGCCCACCAACTCCTATACGGCCGGCACCACGGGCAATGCGGTCTATGTCGACGGTGTGCCGGTGACCGGCGCCAATTCGGTGATGCCGCTGAAATCGGGCAAGCTTGCCGGCCTCGCTCAGCTGCGCGACCAGGACGCAGTCACCTATCAGAGCCAGCTCGACGAAATCGCGCGCGGCCTGATCAACACCTTCAGGGAGAGCGATCAGACCGCGGCGGCGCTGCCCGACGTTCCCGGCCTCTTCACCTATCCCGGCGCGCCAGCGATGCCGGCGAGCGCCACCGTCTCGGCCGGCCTTGCCGGCCTGATCAGCGTTGCCGCCTCGGTTGATCCGGCCCAGGGCGGCAACCCGAACCTGCTGCGCGACGGCGCGATCAGCGGCAGCGCCGCATACCAATACAACACCGCGGGCAACGGCGGCTACTCGGCCAGGCTGCAGCAGCTGATCGGCGGCATGGATGCGTCGCAGCCGTTCGATGCAACCACGCAAGGCAAGCCGAGCGGTAGCCTGATCGACTATGCGTCGTCGTCGACGAGCTGGATCGAAAACCAGCGCAAGGCCGCGGACTCCAACGTCAGCTACCAGAAAACGCTGCTCGACCGCAGCACTGCGGCGCTGTCGAACGTCAGCGGCGTCAACATGGACGACGAGATGTCCCTGATGCTGCAGGTCGAGCGCACCTATTCGGCCTCGTCGAAGATCATCTCGACCGTCGACGAAATGTTGCAGAGCCTGCTGGCCGCCGTGGGGAATTAA
- a CDS encoding flagellar hook-associated family protein gives MMSANYISTLMLSSSLRSSITNNQAALSKASKEATTGRFYDVGLELGATTGSDLTLRADLSFADQLVDTNGLVSGRLDITQSRITQLGSTATDFLKDLIAARSTDGGGRIILPPASSNLQDLIGALNVSYNGSYLFSGINTQNQPITAYTAGSASKNQVDADFLAAFGFSQSSASVNTITPAQMQTFLDTTFDAEFASPAWNTNWSTATDQVMQSRISTTEVADTSVSANQAGFRKLAEAYTMMADLGNANLDQATFQVVVDKAIGLVGNAITDLATLGGDIGTVQQRITSATDKLKTQQDILNNQIVGMEKVDPAEASVRVNTLQTQIQTALALTSQLQKISLINYL, from the coding sequence ATGATGAGCGCCAACTACATCTCGACCTTGATGCTGTCGTCGTCGTTGAGGTCCTCGATCACGAACAACCAGGCTGCGCTGAGCAAGGCATCGAAGGAGGCGACCACCGGCCGTTTCTACGACGTCGGCCTCGAGCTCGGCGCCACGACGGGAAGCGACCTCACCCTGCGGGCGGACCTGAGTTTCGCCGATCAGCTCGTCGATACCAACGGGCTGGTCTCGGGACGCCTCGACATAACGCAGAGCCGGATCACCCAGCTCGGCTCGACCGCGACGGACTTCCTCAAAGACCTGATCGCGGCCCGTAGCACCGACGGTGGCGGGCGGATCATCCTGCCACCCGCGTCCTCCAACCTCCAGGACCTGATCGGCGCGCTGAACGTCTCCTATAACGGCTCGTATCTGTTCTCGGGCATCAACACGCAGAACCAGCCGATCACGGCCTACACCGCCGGCTCCGCCAGCAAGAACCAGGTCGACGCCGATTTCCTTGCGGCCTTCGGCTTCTCGCAATCCTCGGCCAGCGTGAACACCATCACCCCGGCCCAGATGCAGACCTTCCTCGATACCACCTTCGATGCCGAGTTCGCGAGCCCGGCCTGGAACACCAATTGGTCGACGGCCACCGACCAGGTCATGCAAAGCCGCATCTCCACGACCGAGGTCGCCGATACGTCGGTTAGCGCCAACCAGGCCGGCTTCCGCAAGCTTGCCGAGGCCTACACCATGATGGCCGATCTCGGCAACGCGAACCTCGACCAGGCGACGTTCCAGGTCGTCGTCGACAAGGCCATCGGCCTCGTCGGAAACGCCATCACCGATCTCGCGACGCTCGGCGGCGATATCGGCACGGTCCAGCAGCGGATCACGTCCGCAACCGATAAGCTCAAGACGCAGCAGGATATTCTGAACAATCAGATCGTCGGTATGGAGAAGGTCGATCCGGCCGAGGCTTCGGTCCGGGTCAACACCTTGCAGACCCAGATTCAGACCGCGCTTGCGCTGACATCTCAGCTCCAGAAGATCAGTCTCATCAACTATCTCTGA
- the flaF gene encoding flagellar biosynthesis regulator FlaF, with protein MTFEAYEAVVDDSGSEARGRERQALSLGIDRLERLQKGRFSLEDLVESLLYVRRLWTIFIEDLAHPENGLPEKLRADIISIGLWVVKEADRLREERSNDVAQLIEINRLIRDAL; from the coding sequence ATGACTTTTGAAGCCTATGAAGCGGTCGTCGACGACAGCGGCTCCGAGGCGCGCGGCCGCGAACGGCAGGCGCTCAGCCTCGGCATCGACCGGCTCGAGCGGCTCCAGAAGGGCCGCTTCAGCCTCGAGGATCTGGTCGAGAGCCTGCTCTATGTGCGGCGGCTGTGGACGATCTTCATCGAGGACCTCGCACATCCGGAGAACGGGCTTCCCGAGAAGCTACGGGCCGACATCATCTCGATCGGCCTGTGGGTGGTCAAGGAGGCGGATCGGCTTCGCGAAGAGAGGTCGAACGACGTGGCGCAGCTCATCGAAATCAACCGCCTGATCCGAGACGCGCTCTGA
- the flbT gene encoding flagellar biosynthesis repressor FlbT — MKISLRAGERIYINGAVLRVDRKVSVELVNDVMFLLEGQVMQASDATTALRQLYFIVQLMLMNPTDVSDASALYGRHHAALLAVCESREMLDGLAAIDELVGTTRYFEALKRIRALFPVEQAILAAATAVTPFEAA; from the coding sequence ATGAAGATCTCATTGCGGGCGGGCGAGCGGATCTACATCAACGGTGCGGTGCTGCGCGTCGACCGCAAGGTCTCCGTCGAGCTCGTTAACGACGTCATGTTCCTGCTCGAAGGCCAGGTCATGCAGGCCTCCGACGCCACCACGGCGCTGCGGCAGCTCTATTTCATCGTCCAGCTCATGCTGATGAACCCGACCGACGTCAGCGACGCATCGGCGCTCTACGGCAGGCACCACGCGGCTCTGCTTGCGGTGTGCGAGAGCCGCGAGATGCTCGACGGTCTTGCGGCGATCGATGAGCTGGTCGGCACGACCCGCTATTTCGAAGCGCTCAAGCGGATCCGGGCGCTGTTTCCGGTGGAGCAGGCGATCCTCGCCGCTGCCACGGCCGTAACCCCATTCGAGGCTGCCTGA
- the flgD gene encoding flagellar hook assembly protein FlgD, with translation MNVTSATDSTSKSSSSTGSTTSTSSTGVDYNTFLQLLIAEMKNQDPTNPMDTSQYMSQFAQLSSVEQAMQTNNKLDSLLSSQSLSQADGLIGKKVSFTDSTGATFSGKVASISINTNGSIATLEDGTKVAIGPGLTISQS, from the coding sequence ATGAACGTCACCAGCGCGACCGACAGCACCAGCAAGTCGTCCAGTTCGACCGGCTCCACCACGTCCACGTCGAGCACCGGCGTCGATTACAACACGTTTCTTCAGCTTCTCATCGCCGAGATGAAGAACCAGGATCCGACCAATCCGATGGATACTTCGCAATATATGAGCCAGTTTGCCCAGCTGTCGTCGGTCGAGCAGGCCATGCAGACCAACAACAAGCTGGATTCGCTGCTGTCCTCGCAGTCGCTGTCGCAAGCAGACGGACTGATCGGAAAGAAGGTCAGTTTCACGGACTCGACCGGAGCGACCTTCAGCGGCAAGGTTGCATCGATCTCCATCAATACCAACGGTTCCATCGCGACTCTCGAGGACGGTACCAAAGTCGCCATTGGGCCCGGGCTCACGATCAGCCAGTCATGA
- the fliQ gene encoding flagellar biosynthesis protein FliQ has protein sequence MNERDALDIVQAAIWTIIVASGPAVGAAMLVGTLIALMQALTQIQEVTLTFVPKIIVILLVVAVSGSFIGAHLSTFTEMVYSRIEHGF, from the coding sequence ATGAACGAGCGCGACGCCCTCGACATTGTCCAGGCGGCGATCTGGACCATCATCGTCGCCTCCGGCCCTGCGGTCGGCGCCGCCATGCTGGTCGGCACCCTCATCGCGCTGATGCAGGCCCTGACCCAGATCCAGGAGGTGACGCTGACCTTCGTTCCGAAGATCATCGTCATTCTGCTGGTCGTCGCCGTCTCCGGTTCCTTTATCGGCGCGCATCTCTCCACCTTCACCGAGATGGTCTACTCGCGAATCGAGCATGGCTTCTGA